One Parageobacillus sp. KH3-4 genomic region harbors:
- the dhbC gene encoding isochorismate synthase DhbC, with the protein MKTKTIHHVTAEQLLAEYKEGTSFFLASPRKTLLAQGIFATVPTEGYEHKRMQILDHVKTVLQDAKQRGISDNPIVVGAIPFDHMYPAQLIVPSEVKWSGPLPFGQLNSQIEQSVTNEYEVNPVPSPQEYENAVEQGLRRIKAGDLRKVVLSRSLHLTSSEKVDIPHLLRKLAVHNPNGYTFAAALPERLDREANKDSGTKKNRTLLGASPELLVSKSGLQVIANPLAGSAPRSEDPEEDRRRANALLSSAKNRHEHAVVIEAVANALRPFCKTLNVPEEPSLIHTETMWHLSTVVSGELSSPSITSLELAFALHPTPAVCGTPTPLAKKAIQEIEPFERGFFTGMVGWCDSEGDGEWIVTIRCAEVEDYSLRLFAGAGIVEGSTPEEELAETSAKFRTMLLAMGLNNDIFK; encoded by the coding sequence ATGAAAACAAAAACAATCCATCATGTTACAGCTGAACAGCTTCTTGCTGAATACAAAGAGGGAACATCCTTTTTCTTGGCCTCTCCACGTAAAACTCTTTTAGCTCAAGGAATTTTTGCAACAGTGCCGACTGAAGGCTATGAGCACAAGCGAATGCAAATACTGGATCATGTAAAAACGGTCTTACAGGATGCGAAACAGCGTGGAATCAGCGACAATCCGATTGTTGTTGGCGCCATACCATTTGACCATATGTATCCAGCCCAGCTTATTGTGCCTTCAGAGGTGAAATGGTCAGGTCCATTGCCGTTTGGCCAATTGAATAGCCAAATCGAACAAAGTGTGACCAATGAATATGAAGTGAACCCTGTTCCGTCGCCACAGGAATATGAAAATGCAGTGGAACAAGGATTAAGAAGAATAAAAGCGGGTGACCTTCGTAAAGTCGTTTTATCAAGATCTCTTCATTTGACTTCGTCAGAAAAGGTAGACATTCCTCACCTGCTTCGTAAATTGGCGGTACATAATCCAAATGGCTATACATTTGCTGCAGCGTTGCCGGAGCGTCTGGATCGTGAAGCGAACAAAGATTCAGGAACAAAGAAAAACAGAACTTTGCTGGGAGCAAGTCCAGAGCTGCTCGTTTCGAAATCGGGCCTGCAAGTGATAGCGAATCCGCTTGCAGGTTCAGCCCCCCGCAGTGAAGATCCTGAAGAGGATCGACGTCGCGCTAATGCTCTTCTTTCTTCAGCGAAAAATCGCCATGAGCATGCTGTAGTCATCGAAGCAGTAGCGAATGCGCTCAGACCGTTTTGCAAGACATTGAATGTCCCTGAAGAGCCCTCACTTATTCATACGGAAACGATGTGGCATCTATCAACAGTGGTAAGTGGAGAGCTATCTTCACCTTCCATTACTTCGCTTGAACTGGCGTTTGCTCTTCATCCAACTCCAGCTGTTTGCGGGACGCCAACGCCATTGGCGAAAAAAGCGATACAAGAAATCGAGCCATTTGAACGCGGCTTTTTTACGGGAATGGTTGGCTGGTGCGACAGTGAAGGGGATGGAGAATGGATTGTTACAATTCGTTGTGCAGAAGTGGAAGACTATTCTCTTCGCCTTTTTGCAGGGGCTGGCATTGTGGAAGGGTCAACACCAGAGGAAGAATTAGCAGAAACATCAGCTAAGTTTCGTACGATGCTGCTAGCTATGGGGTTGAACAACGACATCTTTAAATAA
- a CDS encoding 2,3-dihydro-2,3-dihydroxybenzoate dehydrogenase, translating into MEHLGIKGKVALVTGAAQGIGEAVTRSFVEHGVSVAALDRNGDRLAALVSDLQSNGYDVHAFCADVANSAEIDEIVAQIEDKMGPIDILVNVAGILRTGLIESFTDEDWEEVFKVNTTGVFNVSRSVSRRMIPRRSGAIVTVSSNAATVPRMFMSAYAASKAAATMFTKCLGLELARYHIRCNVVSPGSTETEMQRAMWTDENGANKVIAGSMEEFRLGIPLKKLAQPSDIADAVLFLVSERSRHITMHDLRVDGGATLDA; encoded by the coding sequence ATGGAACATTTGGGGATTAAAGGAAAAGTAGCTCTTGTCACAGGCGCTGCCCAAGGAATTGGCGAAGCGGTGACAAGATCTTTCGTCGAACATGGCGTGTCTGTTGCAGCACTAGATCGAAATGGCGATCGATTGGCTGCACTTGTCTCTGATTTACAGAGCAATGGTTACGATGTGCATGCTTTTTGTGCAGATGTGGCTAATAGTGCAGAAATTGATGAAATCGTCGCGCAAATTGAGGACAAAATGGGTCCTATCGATATTTTGGTAAATGTTGCTGGGATTCTGCGGACGGGTTTAATCGAAAGTTTTACTGATGAAGATTGGGAAGAGGTATTCAAAGTGAACACAACCGGTGTTTTTAATGTTTCCCGTTCGGTTAGCAGGCGGATGATTCCTCGCCGTTCAGGTGCGATCGTCACAGTTAGCTCGAATGCAGCAACCGTTCCAAGAATGTTTATGTCTGCTTACGCAGCTTCGAAGGCAGCGGCAACCATGTTTACGAAATGTCTTGGGCTTGAACTTGCTCGGTATCATATTCGCTGCAACGTTGTATCTCCCGGTTCCACTGAAACGGAAATGCAGCGGGCAATGTGGACGGATGAAAATGGGGCAAATAAAGTGATCGCTGGTTCGATGGAAGAGTTTCGTCTCGGCATTCCTCTGAAAAAGCTGGCTCAGCCTTCAGATATTGCAGATGCTGTTCTATTTCTCGTTTCTGAACGGTCGCGTCATATCACGATGCACGATTTAAGGGTGGATGGCGGTGCAACGTTAGACGCATAA